Sequence from the Exiguobacterium aurantiacum genome:
TCGACAAAATACCGAGAAGCATGAAACTGATGGCGACCGGACGTTTCGCCGGACGTCGTTCGAGCCCTTGGTCAAGCCATGGTGCGATCAAGAGTGCCGTGAAGGCGACCCCTGGCAAGATGACCGTTCCTAGCAAGATCCAATCCCCTGCTGCGAATTGGTACTTGAGCAATTGATACAAGAACAAGAAATACCAGTCCGGTAACGGAATGTAAGACGTGTTCGTTGGATCGGCGATGTTTTGGAGCGGTGGTGCCTCGACGATCGTCAAGGCGATGAATCCGATCAAGAAGACCGAACCGACCATCCACTCTTTCAACAAGAAGTTCGGCCAGAACGCCTCAGTGCGTCCTGGGTATTCAGAATAGTCTTTTGCAATATTTTGTTTCCGATTCGAGATTCCTACTCGAGAGTCGGTTACAAATTTCATCCCTTTACCGCGATGCATATCGTTTCTCCCCCTTTATATCTTCGAATCGGCTTATAGCGGTCCTGAAATCCCTTGTTTACGAATCATCAAGAAGTGGGCTCCGAGGAGTCCGAACAAGGCCGCCGGTAAGAAGAAGACGTGAATGGCGAAGAAGTTCGTGAGCGTCCGTGCGCCGACGATCTCACCACCGGCGAGAAGCGTCTTGGCGATGCCACCAATGACCGGGACACTCTCGGCAATTTGAAGCGTAACTTTCGTCGCGAACAACGCTTTCATATCCCACGGCAACAAGTACCCTGTAAGACCGAGCGCCAAGACGACGAAGAACAAGAGAACACCGACGACCCAGTTGAGTTCGCGCGGTTTCTTATACGATCCGGTAAAGAATACGCGGAGCGTATGTAAGAACAACATGACGATGGCGACCGATGCGCCCCAGTGGTGCATCCCACGAACGATTTGTCCGTGTGCGATCTCGTTTTGAAGATAGTACACCGACGCGTGCGCGTTGATGATGTCTGGTACGTAATACATCGTCAAGAACATCCCTGACAGAATTTGAATCACGATCGTGAAGAACGTCAGACCGCCAAAACAATAAACAAATGCTGAAAAGTGATGGGCAGGGTTGACGTGTTCTGGAACTTCATGGTCAGCGATGTCGCGCCATAACGGCGTGATGTCGACGCGTTCATCGACCCAATCATAAATTTTTTGTAACATCGACTATTCCCCCTCTCACAACTGTGCGACTGGACTGCCCAAGTATAGGAAGCCGTCTTTTTCTTCTTTTTCGTAGCGTGCAAGTGGTGATGTCGGAGGCGTACCCGGAATGTTCGTTCCATCTTTCTCATAGCGACCGAAGTGACACGGACAGAAGAACTCTGTCGGTCGAGTCGGGTCTCCACCATATCCTACTTGGCAACCGAGGTGCGTACAAATTGGAGACAAGGCGATGACTTCGCCGCTCTCATCTTTAAATACCCACGCCGAAAGCGTTTCTTCAAATTCATACCAAGCATCTTGCGTTTGTTTCTTAAAGTCGACACGTTGCGGCTCAGTCGTGATGTCGTCGAGACTGATGACTTTTACTTTATCGCCCGCATCCGATTTTTTTAAGACCGGATCGATCGCAAAGTTGACCATCGGACTGATCAATGTTGCCGCCATAAAGCCACCTACACCAGTCAACGTATACGTTAAGAACTGACGGCGTGTGACTTTTGACCCATTTTGAGCCATTTCGTTCCCCCCTCATTCGTGTGCATAACCCCATAATTCTTTATGCATTCTTCACAAAAATTTCTCACTCAACAAAATAGTATATCAATAAAACCTCCACGTCAACCGCTTCATGTCGCCATCCAACGGCTCGAAAGCTCGGTAATGACTTGCGTCGCAAAATTTTGAACCATCGTGTGCGACTGCTCGCCGGACATGCCTTTCAAAGCAAGCGGCGGAACAAAAATAATCGGCAGTTCAGACCCTTTGAAACGCAAATCCGAGGAGATGAACAACACATGGGAAAACCCAGAGGCCGTCGCTTTCGTGTGTACCGCTTCTGCCGTCGCCCGGCCAGCGTCCACATCGACGTAACTGATCGTCGGGCTGAGCATCGTCCGTCCCGACAGTTGCCGTTCGGTTTCGAGTGCGACCGCCTGAATGACTTCGTTCCCTTCGGCTTTACGCACCATATCCTCATCAAACGCCAGTTCGACGAGTGGGACGACGAGCGTATCGACGTACTGGCGTTCTGTCAGCGACTTCATCGCGTCTATGCCATCGAACCTCATCTTCCTCCTCCTCTCCTCCAGACATACATCATCATGTCCATTGTAGCGTACCTACAAACGTTCCCTCTGCGAAACTTATGAACGAAATGTGAAATTATTGTGTATTCCTA
This genomic interval carries:
- a CDS encoding menaquinol-cytochrome c reductase cytochrome b/c subunit, yielding MHRGKGMKFVTDSRVGISNRKQNIAKDYSEYPGRTEAFWPNFLLKEWMVGSVFLIGFIALTIVEAPPLQNIADPTNTSYIPLPDWYFLFLYQLLKYQFAAGDWILLGTVILPGVAFTALLIAPWLDQGLERRPAKRPVAISFMLLGILSIFYLTWESVQTTHWDQVHEQGILQVPGEGPEIDTAAPGYEIYAAQSCVNCHGQNLEGGAAAPGLIGTAYTAEEIADIAVNGIGTMPAGQWDGSDEDLQAMSEFIASYGEGGENNQ
- the qcrB gene encoding menaquinol-cytochrome c reductase cytochrome b subunit translates to MLQKIYDWVDERVDITPLWRDIADHEVPEHVNPAHHFSAFVYCFGGLTFFTIVIQILSGMFLTMYYVPDIINAHASVYYLQNEIAHGQIVRGMHHWGASVAIVMLFLHTLRVFFTGSYKKPRELNWVVGVLLFFVVLALGLTGYLLPWDMKALFATKVTLQIAESVPVIGGIAKTLLAGGEIVGARTLTNFFAIHVFFLPAALFGLLGAHFLMIRKQGISGPL
- a CDS encoding ubiquinol-cytochrome c reductase iron-sulfur subunit, with protein sequence MAQNGSKVTRRQFLTYTLTGVGGFMAATLISPMVNFAIDPVLKKSDAGDKVKVISLDDITTEPQRVDFKKQTQDAWYEFEETLSAWVFKDESGEVIALSPICTHLGCQVGYGGDPTRPTEFFCPCHFGRYEKDGTNIPGTPPTSPLARYEKEEKDGFLYLGSPVAQL
- a CDS encoding DUF2487 family protein, which codes for MRFDGIDAMKSLTERQYVDTLVVPLVELAFDEDMVRKAEGNEVIQAVALETERQLSGRTMLSPTISYVDVDAGRATAEAVHTKATASGFSHVLFISSDLRFKGSELPIIFVPPLALKGMSGEQSHTMVQNFATQVITELSSRWMAT